One Argentina anserina chromosome 6, drPotAnse1.1, whole genome shotgun sequence genomic window, TTGGATTGGATTTTCTCTGCATTGATTGTGTTGAATTCATCAGAAAGTTTTGTGCTTTGTAGTCTGAGATTTATTGGATCAATGATTGATAAATAAAGACCCTGTCTTTGTTTGAATTGGTTGTCAGATTATGATAAAGTTTGCATCTTGATTGAGTTGGATCACTTGATGCAAGTTTTGGTTGGCATTCGTGAATTTGCTGAGGTTTGAATTCGTGTGGCATGTTTTGCAGAGAAAATGCAATCCGACAGTGGTAAATTGTTCATTGGTGGCATATCTTGGGACACAAATGAAGAGCGTCTGAAAGAGTACTTTAGTACTTTCGGGGAGGTGGTAGAGGCAGTGATCATGAAGGATCGGACCACAGGCCGTGCtcgtggttttggttttgtagtTTTTGCTGACCCTAGTGTTGCGGACACTGTCATAATGGAGAAGCACAACATTGACGGAAGGATGGTAATTAAAATGCTGTTCTTTGAATTTTTGAATGAATGTAGTTTTATCGTTCAGTTGTGGTGTTACGTTCACATACATGATAGCATCATGATTAAGCATTTTTGTCTGAGCACTTCAAATGTGAAAGATAGTGCACTGTATAATAGGAGTCAGGGTCTGATATTTTAGTTGCAAAAACTCTTTCGTTCTTTCTTGAAAGTAAGATTGGTAAATGCATTACTGCTATCATCTAGCTGATTAGTTAATCCCAGAGCTCATGTTATTTGACATATGTTTTAAGTTTGCATTCTCTGTCCTCAGGTTGAGGCGAAAAAGGCTGTCCCTAGGGATGACCAGAATATAATGAGTAGAAGCAGTGTGAGCATCCAAGGTTCTCCAGGTCCAGGCCGTACAAGAAAGATATTTGTAGGAGGCTTAGCATCCACTGTCACAGAGGGTGACTTCAAAACTTACTTTGAACAGTTTGGGACGATCACAGATGTTGTAGTGATGTATGATCATAACACACAGAGGCCTAGAGGCTTTGGCTTCATCACTTATGACTCAGAGGAAGCAGTGGATAAGGTTTTGCTTAAGACCTTTCATGAACTGAATGGGAAGATGGTTGAAGTCAAGCGTGCAGTTCCTAAAGAGTTATCACCTGGACCCAGCCGCAGCCCACTTGGAGGATATAACTATGGTCTGAGTAGGGTCAACAGCTTCCTTAATGGCTATACTCAGGGATATACTCCAAGTACTGTTGGAGGCTATGGTCTTGGTAGATTTAGTCCAGTAGTTGGTGGTCGAATTCCTCCATTTGGTTCAGGTTATGGAGTGGGAATGAATTTTGAGCCTGGTCTCAACCCAGGTTTTGGGGGAAGTGCAAATTATAATAGTAATGGAAGCTATGGGCGTGGAGTGAGCCCTTATTATATCAATAATTCAAATAGGTTTAACAGTCCCATTGGTTATGATGGGGGTAATGGAGGAAACTCATCCTTTTTCAGCTCAGTGACTCGGAGTTTGTGGGGGAATGGGGGGCTCAATTCTAATTCTGCAAATTCCAACGCTTACATGGGTTCAGGAAGTGGCAGCATTGGAGGAAGTGCATTAGGCAATACTGGAGTTAACTGGCGATCTTCGGCTATTTCACCTCAAGGTGGGGGAAACAATGTTTCTAACAATAGTGTGAATCTTGGTTATGGAGCCGGTGATAACAGTTACAGTTTGGGATCAGGAGGGTATGGAAGAAACAGTGGTACAAACGTAGCCCCTGCATCATCGTTTGCTGCATCAAATGGTGGGTTTGATGGAGCCTTCAATGACTTTTACAGTAGTGGTTCAGTTTATGGAGATCCCACTTGGCGATCATCAAATTCCGAGCGAGATGGGCCTGGACCCTTTGGTTATGGACTTGGCAGTGCAGCTTCTGACGTTTCAGCTAAAAGTGCTCCTGGTTATGTTGGTGGATATAGTGTTAATAAGAGACAGTCAAATACAGGTAACAGCAACATTACTGCCTAATATCTCCCTCAACATCTGTTATTAAtctttttcttcatatttTGTGCTTTGATTGGTTGgttgaaatatataaatatttcacAGTGATATTGTCCATAGAAATGATTTAGTTTATGGTGCTGTTGTATGttgataatttaatttcaGTGTAGAATAATCTGGATCCATTACACACTCCTCTTTCATTATTGTGCTAAAATCACAAGAAAACAAGCAAAGATCCTTAAATAATAtagaaaataggaaagtattGTTTATTGTAAATTGGGAGTGTCAGAGTGTG contains:
- the LOC126799146 gene encoding heterogeneous nuclear ribonucleoprotein 1 isoform X2 — translated: MQSDSGKLFIGGISWDTNEERLKEYFSTFGEVVEAVIMKDRTTGRARGFGFVVFADPSVADTVIMEKHNIDGRMVEAKKAVPRDDQNIMSRSSVSIQGSPGPGRTRKIFVGGLASTVTEGDFKTYFEQFGTITDVVVMYDHNTQRPRGFGFITYDSEEAVDKVLLKTFHELNGKMVEVKRAVPKELSPGPSRSPLGGYNYGLSRVNSFLNGYTQGYTPSTVGGYGLGRFSPVVGGRIPPFGSGYGVGMNFEPGLNPGFGGSANYNSNGSYGRGVSPYYINNSNRFNSPIGYDGGNGGNSSFFSSVTRSLWGNGGLNSNSANSNAYMGSGSGSIGGSALGNTGVNWRSSAISPQGGGNNVSNNSVNLGYGAGDNSYSLGSGGYGRNSGTNVAPASSFAASNGGFDGAFNDFYSSGSVYGDPTWRSSNSERDGPGPFGYGLGSAASDVSAKSAPGYVGGYSVNKRQSNTGIAA
- the LOC126799146 gene encoding heterogeneous nuclear ribonucleoprotein 1 isoform X1 codes for the protein MQSDSGKLFIGGISWDTNEERLKEYFSTFGEVVEAVIMKDRTTGRARGFGFVVFADPSVADTVIMEKHNIDGRMVEAKKAVPRDDQNIMSRSSVSIQGSPGPGRTRKIFVGGLASTVTEGDFKTYFEQFGTITDVVVMYDHNTQRPRGFGFITYDSEEAVDKVLLKTFHELNGKMVEVKRAVPKELSPGPSRSPLGGYNYGLSRVNSFLNGYTQGYTPSTVGGYGLGRFSPVVGGRIPPFGSGYGVGMNFEPGLNPGFGGSANYNSNGSYGRGVSPYYINNSNRFNSPIGYDGGNGGNSSFFSSVTRSLWGNGGLNSNSANSNAYMGSGSGSIGGSALGNTGVNWRSSAISPQGGGNNVSNNSVNLGYGAGDNSYSLGSGGYGRNSGTNVAPASSFAASNGGFDGAFNDFYSSGSVYGDPTWRSSNSERDGPGPFGYGLGSAASDVSAKSAPGYVGGYSVNKRQSNTGNSNITA